The following proteins are co-located in the Streptomyces sp. NBC_00435 genome:
- a CDS encoding helix-hairpin-helix domain-containing protein — protein sequence MSETAAAEEPATPDEETTPRTESVTPAAPATADDRGADSSGEAGVGEGPAGHTDAEPEAAPADTEADATAESATAEPAAAEAKPQLSEAAAELAAQKIERERIARRKAEREAPVEAGAKLSGPAADLLAAVRAVEGGGKPPAVFDAPPAPRPTVPAPAPAPERAPVAAPAPTAPPTPSPDAVQALRAVLTRGGAPEALVPQAVAALGEDAAAQLSESPWRLLAVAGVRPTQADGFARALLGADATGSGDERRAAALVGWLLAQAAAKGHTVLDAPTLESALAQYGVPDPAGALEAAVGEGAVLAFEEPVGPPVGEDEEQPVQVLVGLEGSAMAEESLAEGLARLANTFTGPADWDKAATGTGAELIRAAAGHGLVTHTGGEAARAEPRALLAAAREFGLRAVLAAHAPAADAVTVAGLLAGAEGPGRDADGQFALDLLIVLDTPQLDVETAAALVESVPDGARLVLSGDPAVLGSAGPGRVFADVLAARACPQLVSRVPDPGPIGELVSGVGIGELNQVDAPGKEVVIVPVRDAGEAVHRTVQLVAESVPRAFGIPADAVQVITPGHGGAAGTRALNAALKERLNPGPGRFGGFDPGDRVVHVPSAGRALPARVVSADAQGLHLDAGAGTRIVVPKERVESQVRHGWAVTAHQAVGARWPAAVVVLPGDAAQALSRDWVYTAFGRAERHLSVVHGVDQALAHAVAQVPAKPRTTRLTGLLRALVASAAAQPE from the coding sequence GTGAGCGAGACCGCTGCCGCGGAAGAACCGGCCACCCCGGACGAGGAGACCACTCCGCGCACCGAGTCGGTCACCCCCGCCGCGCCGGCCACCGCCGACGACAGAGGCGCGGACAGCTCCGGCGAAGCCGGGGTCGGGGAAGGCCCCGCAGGGCACACCGACGCGGAACCCGAGGCGGCACCGGCCGACACCGAAGCCGACGCCACGGCGGAGTCGGCCACGGCCGAGCCGGCCGCGGCGGAGGCCAAGCCACAGCTCAGCGAGGCCGCCGCCGAGCTGGCCGCGCAGAAGATCGAGCGGGAGCGCATCGCCCGCCGCAAGGCCGAGCGCGAGGCCCCCGTGGAGGCCGGGGCCAAGCTCAGCGGCCCCGCCGCCGACCTGTTGGCCGCCGTACGGGCCGTGGAGGGCGGCGGCAAGCCCCCAGCCGTGTTCGACGCGCCCCCGGCGCCCCGCCCGACGGTCCCGGCACCCGCGCCCGCGCCGGAGCGCGCCCCCGTGGCCGCACCCGCGCCGACGGCACCGCCCACCCCCTCCCCCGACGCCGTCCAGGCGCTCCGCGCGGTCCTCACCCGGGGCGGCGCCCCCGAGGCCCTCGTCCCGCAGGCCGTCGCCGCCCTCGGCGAGGACGCCGCCGCGCAGCTCTCCGAGTCCCCCTGGCGGCTGCTGGCCGTCGCCGGGGTCCGCCCGACCCAGGCCGACGGGTTCGCCCGCGCCCTGCTCGGCGCCGACGCGACCGGCTCCGGCGACGAGCGGCGGGCCGCCGCCCTGGTGGGCTGGCTGCTGGCCCAGGCCGCCGCCAAGGGGCACACCGTGCTGGACGCCCCCACCCTGGAATCGGCGCTCGCCCAGTACGGCGTGCCCGACCCCGCCGGGGCGCTGGAGGCGGCCGTGGGCGAGGGAGCCGTGCTCGCCTTCGAGGAACCGGTCGGTCCGCCCGTCGGGGAGGACGAGGAGCAGCCCGTACAGGTCCTGGTCGGGCTGGAGGGCTCCGCCATGGCCGAGGAGAGCCTGGCCGAGGGCCTGGCCCGCCTCGCCAACACCTTCACCGGCCCCGCCGACTGGGACAAGGCCGCCACCGGTACCGGCGCCGAGCTGATCCGCGCGGCCGCCGGGCACGGCCTGGTCACCCACACCGGCGGCGAGGCCGCCCGCGCCGAACCCCGCGCCCTGCTCGCGGCCGCCCGGGAGTTCGGCCTGCGCGCCGTCCTGGCCGCGCACGCCCCGGCCGCGGACGCCGTCACCGTTGCCGGTCTGCTCGCCGGCGCCGAGGGACCGGGCCGGGACGCGGACGGGCAGTTCGCGCTGGACCTGCTCATCGTCCTGGACACGCCGCAGCTGGACGTGGAGACGGCCGCCGCGCTGGTGGAGTCGGTTCCCGACGGGGCCCGACTGGTGCTGTCCGGCGACCCCGCGGTCCTCGGCTCCGCCGGACCCGGCCGGGTCTTCGCCGATGTGCTCGCGGCCCGCGCCTGCCCCCAGCTGGTCTCCCGCGTCCCCGACCCCGGCCCGATCGGCGAGCTGGTCTCCGGGGTCGGCATCGGGGAGCTGAACCAGGTCGACGCCCCCGGCAAGGAGGTCGTCATCGTCCCGGTCCGCGACGCCGGGGAGGCGGTGCACCGCACCGTGCAGCTGGTGGCCGAGTCGGTGCCGCGCGCCTTCGGCATCCCGGCGGACGCGGTCCAGGTGATCACCCCGGGCCACGGCGGTGCGGCGGGCACCCGTGCGCTCAACGCCGCCCTCAAGGAGCGGCTGAACCCGGGGCCCGGCCGATTCGGCGGCTTCGACCCCGGGGACCGGGTGGTCCACGTGCCGTCCGCCGGGCGGGCGCTGCCGGCCCGGGTGGTGTCGGCCGACGCGCAGGGGCTGCACCTGGACGCGGGTGCGGGCACACGGATCGTCGTACCGAAGGAGCGGGTGGAGTCCCAGGTGCGGCACGGGTGGGCCGTCACGGCGCACCAGGCCGTGGGGGCGCGTTGGCCCGCGGCGGTCGTCGTACTGCCCGGTGACGCGGCGCAGGCCCTGTCCCGGGACTGGGTGTACACGGCGTTCGGGCGGGCCGAGCGGCACCTGTCGGTGGTGCACGGGGTGGACCAGGCGCTGGCGCACGCGGTCGCGCAGGTGCCGGCGAAGCCCCGTACGACCCGGCTGACGGGGCTGCTGCGGGCGCTCGTGGCGTCGGCGGCGGCACAGCCCGAGTAG
- a CDS encoding DUF5703 family protein: MPEYEFVDLYVPRGVPRQETTRLLTEHAEYEHWELDRLTLLRDGSRRVRLRRRIIRQVRATW; this comes from the coding sequence ATGCCGGAATACGAATTTGTCGACTTGTACGTGCCCCGCGGGGTTCCTCGCCAGGAAACGACCCGCCTGCTGACCGAACACGCCGAGTACGAGCATTGGGAGCTCGACCGGCTGACCCTGCTTCGGGACGGCAGTCGCCGCGTGCGACTGCGCCGCCGGATCATCCGACAGGTCCGCGCGACCTGGTGA
- a CDS encoding chaplin family protein, which produces MRRQVQVTGRKTLITMAAAGGLLAFGGGYAHADSGASGHAEHSPGLLSGNTLQAPVDAPVNACGDTVTVVGALNPAFGNRCANLAGRPGHQQHPDHPHDECDEDDGGHTPNHPGGPGGHGNPGGPGDHGNPGGPGDHGNPGGPGDHGNPGGPGDHGSPGGPGDHGNPGGPGDHGNPGGPGDHGNPGGPGDHGNPGGPGDQGNPGTGTPGTPVPGQPGTPTGPGTGSVTPVTYPAQGTATATGSTPAGELAATGSGDVLTAGVPLAAGVLLAGAVLYRRARNAA; this is translated from the coding sequence ATGCGACGACAGGTACAGGTCACCGGCAGGAAGACCTTGATCACCATGGCGGCCGCGGGGGGCCTGCTCGCGTTCGGCGGCGGGTACGCGCACGCGGACTCCGGGGCCTCCGGCCACGCTGAGCACTCTCCGGGACTGCTGTCCGGGAACACCCTCCAGGCACCCGTGGACGCACCGGTGAACGCTTGCGGGGACACGGTGACGGTCGTGGGGGCCCTGAACCCGGCCTTCGGCAACCGCTGCGCGAACCTCGCGGGCCGACCGGGGCACCAGCAGCACCCGGACCATCCGCACGACGAGTGCGACGAGGACGACGGGGGCCACACCCCGAACCACCCCGGTGGTCCGGGGGGTCACGGCAATCCGGGTGGTCCGGGGGACCACGGGAACCCGGGTGGTCCGGGCGACCACGGGAACCCGGGTGGGCCCGGTGATCACGGGAACCCGGGTGGTCCGGGGGACCACGGGAGCCCGGGTGGTCCGGGGGACCACGGGAACCCGGGTGGTCCGGGGGACCACGGGAACCCGGGTGGTCCGGGCGACCACGGCAACCCCGGTGGGCCCGGTGACCACGGAAACCCGGGCGGGCCCGGCGATCAGGGCAACCCCGGAACCGGCACCCCCGGTACGCCCGTCCCCGGACAGCCCGGAACGCCCACCGGCCCCGGAACCGGATCCGTGACCCCGGTGACGTACCCCGCCCAGGGGACCGCCACGGCTACGGGTTCGACCCCGGCCGGGGAACTGGCCGCCACCGGATCCGGTGACGTCCTCACCGCCGGCGTGCCGCTGGCCGCAGGCGTGCTGCTGGCCGGCGCCGTGCTCTACCGCCGGGCGCGCAACGCGGCCTGA
- the chpH gene encoding chaplin ChpH — protein sequence MFKKVAAAAAVTGGLVLAGAGLAVADAGAQGAAIGSPGVLSGNVVQVPVHVPVNVCGNSISVIGLLNPAFGTTCVNA from the coding sequence ATGTTCAAGAAGGTTGCCGCCGCTGCGGCTGTCACCGGTGGTCTGGTTCTCGCGGGTGCGGGTCTGGCTGTCGCCGACGCTGGTGCCCAGGGTGCGGCCATCGGTTCGCCCGGTGTCCTGTCCGGCAACGTCGTCCAGGTTCCGGTCCACGTTCCCGTGAACGTCTGTGGCAACTCGATCTCCGTGATCGGCCTGCTGAACCCGGCTTTCGGCACCACCTGCGTCAACGCCTGA